A single Pantoea rwandensis DNA region contains:
- the btuF gene encoding vitamin B12 ABC transporter substrate-binding protein BtuF produces MAKYWLLGLLLIGNSLFAAAPRVITLSPHLTELAFAAGITPVAVSAYSDFPAQAQQLEQVANWQGINVERILQLKPDVVLAWRGGNPQRQIDQLQRLGIKVEWIDPQTIDQMIDALAALKPWSPQPQQAAAAAQALRQQEDDLRQQYQQRTPIPLFLQFGQQPLFTASRNTLQNEVITLCGGKNIFADSRVSWPQVSREQVLARHPQAIVIGGDRAQAANIVKFWQPQLAVPVIAINDDWLSRPGPRILLAAKQLCADLHPAKNSTKKD; encoded by the coding sequence GTGGCTAAATATTGGCTTCTGGGGCTATTGCTGATCGGCAATAGCCTGTTTGCCGCTGCCCCGCGCGTTATCACGCTATCGCCCCATCTCACCGAACTGGCTTTCGCTGCAGGCATTACGCCGGTAGCGGTCAGCGCCTATTCAGATTTTCCGGCGCAGGCCCAACAGCTAGAGCAGGTGGCAAACTGGCAGGGCATCAACGTTGAACGCATCCTGCAACTGAAACCGGATGTGGTGCTGGCCTGGCGCGGCGGCAATCCGCAGCGGCAGATCGATCAACTGCAACGTCTGGGCATTAAAGTCGAATGGATTGATCCGCAGACCATTGATCAGATGATTGATGCGCTAGCAGCGCTCAAACCGTGGAGTCCACAGCCTCAGCAGGCGGCGGCTGCCGCACAGGCGCTGCGCCAGCAAGAGGATGATCTGCGTCAACAGTATCAACAACGCACGCCGATCCCCCTGTTTTTGCAGTTTGGTCAACAGCCGCTGTTTACTGCATCGCGTAATACGTTGCAAAACGAAGTGATCACGCTGTGTGGCGGTAAAAATATCTTTGCTGACAGTCGCGTAAGCTGGCCACAGGTGAGCCGTGAGCAAGTGCTGGCGCGTCATCCCCAGGCGATTGTGATTGGCGGTGACCGTGCGCAAGCCGCGAATATTGTGAAATTCTGGCAACCACAACTGGCGGTGCCGGTGATTGCCATTAACGATGACTGGCTGAGCCGACCGGGTCCGCGTATCCTGCTGGCAGCCAAACAGCTGTGTGCAGATTTACATCCGGCGAAAAATAGCACCAAAAAAGATTAA
- the erpA gene encoding iron-sulfur cluster insertion protein ErpA, whose protein sequence is MSDDVAALPLQFTEAAAKKVKNLIADEENPELKLRVYITGGGCSGFQYGFTFDDQMNDGDMTIEKQGVALVVDPMSLQYLVGGSVDYTEGLEGSRFIVTNPNAKTTCGCGSSFSI, encoded by the coding sequence ATGAGTGACGACGTAGCAGCGCTGCCTTTGCAATTCACTGAAGCAGCAGCGAAAAAAGTAAAAAATTTGATCGCGGATGAAGAAAATCCAGAGCTGAAACTGCGCGTGTACATCACCGGTGGCGGTTGCAGTGGTTTCCAGTACGGTTTTACGTTTGACGATCAAATGAATGACGGCGACATGACCATTGAAAAGCAGGGCGTGGCGCTGGTTGTTGATCCAATGAGCCTGCAGTATCTGGTGGGCGGTTCGGTTGATTACACCGAAGGTCTTGAGGGTTCACGTTTTATCGTGACAAACCCGAACGCGAAAACCACTTGCGGTTGCGGCTCTTCCTTCAGCATCTGA